DNA sequence from the Streptomyces sp. CA-210063 genome:
CTCCCCCGCCCCGTACCGCCAGTGCCGCCGAGCTATCCGCCAGGCCCCGGGCCACGCCAGCGTCGCCCCCAGCTCCCGCACCCGCACGGTCCCCCACCCGTACCCCTCGCGGGCCAGCGCGGGCACGGCGTTCGGCCCGATGTGGACACCCCCGTCGATGCCCCGCGTCAGATGCACCCCGAGGAACGGAAACGCCGGATCGGGCACCGGATACACGAGTCCACGGACCAGCTCGGGCCGCGCCAGCTCGTAGTACTCCCCCCGGAACGGCACGATCCGCATCCCGGGCTCGTCCCCGGTCAGCCGCGCCACCTCGTCGCAGTGCAGCCCGGCGCAGTTCACCAGCACCCGCCCCCGTACGACATCGCCGCCCCGGATCCGTACGGCGACCCCCAGCGAGGCCCGCCGGTCGATGCGCTCGACCTCGGCGCCGTAGCGGATCTCGGCGCCGGACGCCCGCGCGAGCTGCCGGGCGACCCCGACGAAGTCGCAGATCCCGGTGGTCCCGACGTGTATGGCCGCGAGCCCGCGCACCTCCGGCTCGTACTCGGCGATCTGGGCGGCGCCCAGTTCCCGCACCGGAATCCCGTTCTCCCGCCCGCGCTGCACGAGGGCGTGCAGCCGGGGCAGCTCCGACCTCTCGGTGGCGACGATCAGCTTCCCGGTGACCGCGTGGTCGATGCCGTACTCGGCGCAGAACTTGACCATCTCGGCGGCGCCCTTGACCGCGTACCGCGCCTTCAGCGACCCGGGCCGGTAGTAGATCCCGCTGTGGATGACCCCGCTGTTCCGCCCGGTCTGATGCCGGGCGGGCCCGGGCTCCTTCTCCAGCACGGTGACCCGCGTGCCCGGCGCCGCCCGCGTGATCGCATACGCGGTGGACAGCCCGACGATCCCACCACCGACCACGAGCACATCACAGTCGTAAGCGCCCTGCCTCCGCACGCGCCCCACCTCCCGACTCCGATAGTGCACTGCACCACTGACAATGCCCTCAAACCCGGGGGACGTCTTCATGACGCCGGTCACGACCTCTTAGGGGCGCGGGGCTGTATCGATATGCGGCTCCGCCGCGCGGGCGCGATCAACCACAATGCACCCGCAGCCGCAAAACCCTCACAAACCCGGCAGACGAGTAGGTGCCCAAAAACCTACGCAGGCGTCATCAACAGAGGTCGTGCCCTCTCCCGCAGCTCGATCACCCGCGGCTCATCCCCATACGGCTCGAGCCGATGCAGCAGATCCTTCACATACTCGGTCGTACGAGCCGAGGAAATGCGCCCCGCGACCTCCACCGCCCGTACCCCCTGCTCGCACGCCGCATCGAGGTTGCCCGACTCCAGCTCCGCGACCGCCGACACGACGAGCCGCAGCCCGTGCGAGCGTACGAACTCCTCCGTCGGCCGCGACAGCGCCTGCTCGGTGAAGCGGCGCACCTGACGCGGCGCCTTGAGGTCGCGGTAGCACTCCGCGGCGTCCGCGGCGAAGCGGTCGTAGCCGTAGAACCCGAGCCAGGTCGGATCGTTGTCGCCGTCACGGGCCCGCTCCAGCCACCCCTCGGCGGCCTTCAGGGCCGCCCCGGCGGCCACCGCGTCACCCGCGCGCGCGTGCGCCCTCGCCTCGACGAGCCGGAAGAAGCTCATCGTGCGGGCGGTGGCCAGCCCCCGGTTGCGTTCGAGCGCGGCCTGCGCGAGATCGACACCCTCGTCGCCGAACCCTCGGTAGGTCGCCTGCAGGGACATCGTGGCGAGCACATACCCGCCCAGCGGCACGTCGGCCGCGGCCCGCGCGAGCCTCAACGCCTGGATGTAGTACCGCTGCGCGGCCTCCTGCTGACCCGTGTCAAAGGCCATCCAGCCGGCGAGGCGGGTGAGTTCCGCGGACGCTCCGAACAGCGCGCGGCCCACCTCGTCGGAGTACGACCCGAGCAGCAGCGGCGCGGCCTCGACGCGCAGACACTCCGGCACCATGGACGAACGCCAGTCGCCGCCCCCGTACTTGGAGTCCCAGCGCCTGGCGTCCTCGGCGGCCTCCCGCAGCTTCTGCACATCGCTGTGGCCGACTTTCAGCGGCGACCCGGAGTCCTCCGCGGAGCCCGCCTCGCGCGCCACCGAACTGTCGGCCGGGGTTATCAGCCATCGTGAGGCGGGTGTCGCGTAGGCGCTCACCGCGAACGATCCGGCGAGGGACTGCCAGATGCCGCCGGAGCCCGCGCGGCGGCC
Encoded proteins:
- the lhgO gene encoding L-2-hydroxyglutarate oxidase, which encodes MRRQGAYDCDVLVVGGGIVGLSTAYAITRAAPGTRVTVLEKEPGPARHQTGRNSGVIHSGIYYRPGSLKARYAVKGAAEMVKFCAEYGIDHAVTGKLIVATERSELPRLHALVQRGRENGIPVRELGAAQIAEYEPEVRGLAAIHVGTTGICDFVGVARQLARASGAEIRYGAEVERIDRRASLGVAVRIRGGDVVRGRVLVNCAGLHCDEVARLTGDEPGMRIVPFRGEYYELARPELVRGLVYPVPDPAFPFLGVHLTRGIDGGVHIGPNAVPALAREGYGWGTVRVRELGATLAWPGAWRIARRHWRYGAGELRRSVSKKAFTGAVRRLLPGVSEGDLVPAAAGVRAQAVLRDGTLVDDFLIREGARAVHVLNAPSPAATASLPIGREVGRRALGVLAQV
- a CDS encoding MFS transporter, with amino-acid sequence MSREQRGPNEKLGAVLALAGISNAGLARRVNDLGAQRGLTLRYDKTSVARWVSKGMVPQGAAPHLIAAAIGQKLGRPVPLHEIGLADADPAPEVGLAFPRDVGQAVRAATELYRLDLAGRRAGSGGIWQSLAGSFAVSAYATPASRWLITPADSSVAREAGSAEDSGSPLKVGHSDVQKLREAAEDARRWDSKYGGGDWRSSMVPECLRVEAAPLLLGSYSDEVGRALFGASAELTRLAGWMAFDTGQQEAAQRYYIQALRLARAAADVPLGGYVLATMSLQATYRGFGDEGVDLAQAALERNRGLATARTMSFFRLVEARAHARAGDAVAAGAALKAAEGWLERARDGDNDPTWLGFYGYDRFAADAAECYRDLKAPRQVRRFTEQALSRPTEEFVRSHGLRLVVSAVAELESGNLDAACEQGVRAVEVAGRISSARTTEYVKDLLHRLEPYGDEPRVIELRERARPLLMTPA